Part of the Armatimonadota bacterium genome is shown below.
CGGGGCCCGCCGCCTGCTGCTCACCCACCTGCACCCGCGCGGCGACGTCCAGGAGACCCAGGCGGCCGCAGCGAAGGAGTTTGCCGAAGCCGAGGTAGCCCAGGAAGGCGCCACCTACGAGGTGTGAGGCAGGATGCCCCGTCCCGACGGCCGGGGGCCGGAGGAGCTGCGTCCGGTCCGCATCACCCGGCGCTACCTGAAGTATGCCGAGGGGTCCGTCCTCATCGAGGTGGGGGACACCCGGGTCGTGTGCTCCGCGAGCGTGGAGGAGCGCGTTCCCCAGTGGCTGCGGGGATCGGGGCAGGGGTGGATCACCGCCGAGTACGGGATGCTCCCCCGGTCGACCCAGGAGCGCAGCCCCCGGGACGTACTGCGGCCCGGGGGGCGGGTGGTGGAGATCCAGAGGCTGGTGGGCCGCTCGCTGCGGGCGGCGGTGGACCTGGAGCGGCTGGGGGAGCGGACCATCTGGATCGACTGCGATGTCATCCAGGCGGACGGCGGGACCCGGACGGCGGCCATCACCGGGGCCTTCGTGGCCCTGGTGGACGCTCTGCACCTGCTGCGCCAGACGGGGATCCTGACGGTCTGGCCCGTGCGGGAGGTCCTGGCGGCCACCAGCGTCGGCATCGTGGACGGGCAGCCTGTGCTGGATCTGACCTTCGCCGAGGACTCGCGGGCCCGGGTGGACATGAACGTG
Proteins encoded:
- the rph gene encoding ribonuclease PH — protein: MPRPDGRGPEELRPVRITRRYLKYAEGSVLIEVGDTRVVCSASVEERVPQWLRGSGQGWITAEYGMLPRSTQERSPRDVLRPGGRVVEIQRLVGRSLRAAVDLERLGERTIWIDCDVIQADGGTRTAAITGAFVALVDALHLLRQTGILTVWPVREVLAATSVGIVDGQPVLDLTFAEDSRARVDMNVVMTESGRFVEVQGTAEGLPFTRDELLQLLGLAERGIRQLIALQKEVLADVLGAPRR